The Alphaproteobacteria bacterium genome includes a window with the following:
- a CDS encoding uracil-DNA glycosylase, with the protein MPSFGPADARLLIVGLAPGLHGANRTGRPFTGDYAGDLLYATLLEFGFACGRYDRDPADGLTLVDCMITNAVRCVPPENKPVGAEFGACRPFLAATIAGLPRLRVIVALGTGSHGSVLRALGRRQADCKFGHAAIHDLGDGLTLADSYHCSRYNTNTGRLTEAMFHDVFRAVRGLI; encoded by the coding sequence GTGCCGAGCTTCGGGCCGGCCGACGCGCGGCTGCTGATCGTCGGCCTGGCGCCGGGCCTGCACGGCGCCAACCGCACCGGCCGGCCGTTCACTGGCGACTATGCCGGCGACCTGCTCTATGCGACCTTGCTCGAATTCGGCTTCGCATGCGGCAGGTACGACCGCGATCCTGCCGACGGACTGACCCTGGTCGACTGCATGATCACCAATGCGGTGCGCTGCGTGCCGCCGGAGAACAAGCCGGTGGGCGCGGAGTTCGGCGCATGCCGGCCGTTCCTGGCCGCCACGATTGCCGGCCTGCCACGGCTGCGGGTCATTGTCGCCCTGGGCACCGGTTCGCACGGGTCGGTACTGCGCGCGCTGGGCCGGCGGCAGGCGGACTGCAAGTTCGGCCACGCGGCAATTCACGACCTCGGCGACGGTCTGACGCTGGCCGACAGCTATCACTGCTCGCGCTACAACACCAACACCGGCCGGCTGACCGAGGCGATGTTCCACGACGTGTTCCGCGCCGTGCGCGGCCTGATCTAG
- a CDS encoding NYN domain-containing protein, giving the protein MARSIPGGKFYEDERVAIFIDGANLYAAARSLGFDIDYKKLLELFRLNTRLVRAFYYTALVEDQEYSPIRPLVDWLDYNGYTMVTKPTKEFTDATGRRKIKGNMDIELATDVMEIAERVDHVVIFSGDGDFRRLVEAVQRKGVRVSIVSTIRSQPPMVADELRRQADVFVELEQLADSIRRSHAGRPDNREDRRTAARPAVEEDEYDEDDEDLEDDEYYDDEDDLDDEPVR; this is encoded by the coding sequence ATGGCTAGGTCTATCCCTGGTGGGAAGTTCTATGAGGACGAACGCGTCGCTATCTTCATCGATGGGGCAAATCTCTACGCAGCGGCACGATCGTTAGGTTTCGACATTGACTACAAAAAGCTGCTGGAACTGTTCAGGCTGAATACAAGGCTTGTTCGTGCGTTCTATTATACGGCGCTGGTCGAGGACCAGGAGTATTCACCGATCCGCCCGCTGGTCGACTGGCTCGACTACAACGGTTACACCATGGTCACCAAGCCGACCAAGGAGTTCACCGACGCCACCGGCCGGCGCAAGATCAAGGGCAACATGGACATCGAGCTGGCGACCGACGTGATGGAGATCGCCGAGCGGGTCGACCATGTCGTGATCTTCTCGGGCGACGGCGACTTTCGCCGCCTGGTCGAGGCGGTGCAGCGCAAGGGCGTGCGGGTGTCGATCGTCTCCACCATCCGCTCGCAGCCGCCGATGGTGGCCGACGAGTTGCGCCGCCAGGCGGACGTGTTTGTCGAGTTGGAGCAGCTGGCGGATTCGATCCGCCGGTCGCATGCCGGCCGCCCGGACAACCGCGAGGACCGGCGCACGGCGGCGCGGCCAGCGGTCGAGGAAGACGAGTACGACGAGGACGACGAGGACCTCGAGGACGACGAGTATTACGACGACGAGGACGACCTCGACGACGAGCCCGTGCGCTGA
- the rpoZ gene encoding DNA-directed RNA polymerase subunit omega — MARVTVEDCVERIPNRFELVMLAAHRAREIAAGAGTKVDRDNDKNPVVALREIADIDVESERLRDALVHSLQRQPDVDEPDDDELTLLPNADMEMVPDVEASPADDEDEDETIGAGMASFEDDPAAMDD, encoded by the coding sequence ATGGCCCGCGTGACCGTCGAAGATTGCGTCGAGCGGATTCCCAACCGGTTCGAGCTGGTCATGCTTGCCGCCCACCGCGCGCGCGAAATCGCCGCGGGCGCCGGCACCAAGGTCGATCGCGACAACGACAAGAACCCGGTGGTCGCCCTGCGCGAGATCGCGGACATCGACGTCGAGTCCGAACGGCTGCGCGACGCACTGGTCCATTCGCTGCAGCGCCAGCCCGACGTTGATGAACCGGACGACGATGAGCTAACCTTGCTGCCCAATGCCGACATGGAGATGGTGCCGGACGTCGAGGCTTCGCCGGCGGACGACGAAGACGAGGACGAGACCATCGGCGCCGGCATGGCGTCGTTCGAGGACGACCCGGCCGCGATGGACGACTGA